TTGGGTCTCTTAATGAAATCATGACGATCTGACGTAACAAAGGATATAATTTCTTCGAAGTGGGTGAAACTGAATACGGGATGCCAAAGATGGAGACATATGGGAGAGATTGTCACCACAAATGAGAAGTGATGAAAAGCATATTATTTTCAGTTGTAGGTTGAGGCTCAACATAAACTAGTTACACCAATATAAGCTTGCGAAAGTCGCTAGTAGAGAACTAGTCCCGGACCTTTTACAACCCTGCACCAAGTTGCGAAAATCAGTGGACTAGGTAAACTTTTACAACCCTGCACCAAGTTCTTTTAGGTCATTACCTTTGCTTTCACCAACTTACATGAACTACTATCATGTTTCAATATCAAGAACTTTTCAACTCCGTGGATCAAAAGACAATGTTTCACTTAGGTCATACTTTATATACACAAGTCGGTGCAAAACTGAAACAGCCTTAACTTACAGTACATATCCAAAATACTAGAGTATAAAGGTTAAATAAAACTGAACACAATAAAAACACAAACAATAAAAACGTACATAACCAGACTAGAAACTTCTCCGACTGCAATTCAAAAACTGATTACCACATAAAAGacatcattttttttaaacacgTACTGAAGGATCCATGATGGCAACGACAAACGTGTCCAAAAGATAACGATGTGCTGAACTCTAGGAGAGCAAAGAGGAGCCTCCATGTGTTTCAGTCGCTGCAAAATTGGAGGGGTGTTATAATAAATATCAGCTAGAATATATAACAGAATATTCTTACTAAATGAGTCAAGAAATTAAGGTTAAATGAGCCAGATACCCAAATGCTTACGTTTAATATTCAGAAAATTAATATTCGAAAATAAAGATTCAGAGGCAACAAATTAATATTAAATGAGTCAGATACCCAGACGCTTACGTCTAATTTTCAGAAAATAGAGCATCTACTTCTACTTCCTACTCATTTTTCAAATTTTAATCGATAACAATtactaaaattaaataattaatacaGAAATGTAGACAGAAGACCTGCTTACACACTGAAAACAGTTAGGAGTGTTTTGTAAAGAACACCATATTTTATTGATACTACCAAATTTCTCATCAAGCAATTAGATTTAATGAAAAttaaaaagatttgaattttttaaaaaaacgaaaaatATATAAATAGTCCTGCAAGCAGTTACATATTGCATTCTAGTAAGTAGTAAGCCTAATTATCATGTAATCATAACCTAACCCTACCTATAATCAAGCAATTAAAAAACAACGCTTTATAGTAAAGTGTTTCTTCAAGACATacctttatagtccataaccaccaACATGTTTCTTAGGTGCGCCCGTACGGCCTTCCATAAGACGAAACATTGCTGGCACCAGGGCAGTCTCTTGCCCAGTGACCCGGCTGATGACACTTATAACAATCACCAGATGCACCACCTGAAGCAAAACCACTGTTAAATCTACCTGAAGAAACAGATTGACTCCCATAGGGTGGGCCCACATTACTCACACCAGGACAGTCGCGGGCCCAATGACCTGTTCCATGACACTTATAACACTCATCAGACCCACCACCCGTAACCATACCACCATCAAATCTACCTGAAGCAACTTGATGACCCATACCATTAACAGAAGGGGTCTGTTGATAACCCATACCACTAACAGAAGGGGTCTGTTGATGACCCATaccactaacaaaatgggtctgtTGATAACTCATACCGCTGACAATAGGGGTCTGTTGATGACCCATACCACTAACAGAAGGGGTCTGTTGATGACCCATACCACTAACAGAAGGGGTCTGATGATAACCCATACTACTAACAGAATGGGTCTGTTGATAACTCATACCGCTAACAATAGGGGTCTGTTGATGACCCATACCACTAACAGAAGGGGTCTGTTGATGACCCAATGTCCCTATCTGAGAACTGACTCCATGATTTGGGGCTACAGAACTTGGGTCCTCTATCTTCTGAAGTAAAAACTTTGTTCGTGATGAAAAGTTGATTTTCTCTGCTCTAGTAACAGTCGATTTTATTCGCTGCTCATCATTATACGTATCCTCTTTTACTCTTAACCTAAAACTGTATTCACCGAAAAGGGCATTACGAACAATTTCTGCAAACTTATTCtcatcttgttcttcatttttaatAAAATGCAACTCTTTAGCAGGAACACCCATTATCACATCACCACCTTCTTGAAATGCAGTTGTCCATGTTGAACCAGTATGGTCTTGTATATTTAACTGAAGAATATATCTATATTCAcattcatcaacaacatgatcacaTTTATCACCTCTCCATTTTCCATCTCCATTATTCACAACTTTTTTATTACATAGTTTACCCTCAACCACAATTGGACACGCAGTGTAACAAAAGCTATCAACTTTCATATGCCAGATGGTTGCATGAACTGTTATTATGTCAGCTTTTTCAGAAGTCCCTAAATTTTCATCTTTAATTTGAGATATAGTCTTACATACATCTATTCGCGATGATGAATCTTGGGACATGGATACAGAAGGGGCGTTCTTCCCAATACTGTCATACCATACTCTAAGTTTACGGGCCTCGGGTAAATCAGGGTCAATGGACAGCTGGCTCAATGATATGGTCCCGATTGACTTCCCGTTATACTCGTTAACCCTAGCAGACTTCACAGCTAAAACAGGGAACAGGCCAGAATCACACATGTTTATGAGTTTTTGACCTTCTGCATTGCAAAAGTTACCCCATAAAGTACACTCAATACTTCTTCCTGACATGTCTTTTAAAGAAAGTTCCTGTTTTTGAGTTTCGCCGCCAGCTTTTCTCGTTACTAATGACACGGGTTTGATGCTACATACAACGCCAATAATATCCAAGACACTGTTGTTATCCATATTTTCTATATCAATAATCGGGCGAAAATGATATTGTTGAGATGGAATTGAAGTGTCATCATCAAAGCAGGGCTGAATAGTTGATGTGTGGTCAAGTGTGATTTCATGGTCAttgtttagatgattaaacgcttttTGAGCAGGTTTTACACTTCCTCTAGAAATAAAGTAAACCTTTCCGACTTCAATTTGGTCGTAGAATTGGTCGGCCACAGCATTAAAACATGTTACTCGTATTTCTCCACCATTAGAATCAAGAAGATCAAAAGAGAAAACCTTACCATCTCCTTTTGCATTATTGTAACGTCTAAGTTCACCTTTTACAGTCACACGAGCCTTGATGGTCCATCTACCTTGATAAGGGTTCAAAGCAGCAATAGGTATAACTCTTGATTGAGCCTCGTTTTTAGCCATGGGCCCCCTGTTACCATACATTGGTGGTGGTGGCTGCATACGGTTGTTTACTGGAGGATGCTGAGGTGGCAGATTGTATACAGTTTGTGTTGACTGCATGCGATTGTTCACATGAGTCTGTTGAAAAGTAGGTGTTGGAGGTGGAGGGTTATATATGGATTGTGATGAGTTACCATAAGAATGTGATCTAGCACTATGTAGAAGATTTGCAGTTTGAACTGGTGGGCCTAGATTGGATCCGGGTCGGGTAACTGATCTGGAAAGTGGATCTTCAACAAATGATTGACCGGTACTTGATTGACCATTACTGACCATTATTGTTGGCTGATTCAGTGAAGACTGTATTGGTGCTGCACTTGACACTGAAGAAGTCTCATCAGTAGAAGATTTGGCAGGAAACAGCTTTGGATCACCAATAATTTCACACTTATCAAGCACCAAATCAAGATCGATGATTATAACAATACTGCACAAAGTAATTGAAGGATATCTCAGTtgaaaatacatacatatatatgatgACAATCGAAGATAAGAAAAAACCAGTATGAACATGAGGGCATAACAGCTATAAAGATGATATCCGTACCAATTAATAAGAATAAATACTGGCAAAAAAGAACGGATATGCAACCCACTAAACAGTTAAAGGTATGTTAAAAATGTCACCTATCAGAAGTTATAGACAAGAAAACGAGTAACAGGGCATGCAGGAAATATAACACAATTTGCACATGCAGAAAGTATTTTAGCGATAAATTGCAATTTCGCTAGGGTGAATCATATCGTTAGCTCATAAATAGGTTATATCATGAGATCTGGAAACTAGAAAAAGGGCGCGAGACAGAGACAAGTCGATCACAACCTTGAAAGGTGGAGACGGGTTGACACGAATGTTGAACAACGTTTTgactaaatataaatatgttatacaAAAATATTTCAAATGTAAATATTTTTAaacataaatattttaaaaataaacgatATACAAATAAAATGAAGTGGTGGTAGTTTAAATGATATATAGGTTTTctataatacaacaacaacaataatcccaCAAAATGTAGGGGATGGGGTATAGACAATCATTCCTCATACCCTAGAGTAAAAGAAAGTCATTTCTCTACAAGCGGATACCCAATCCCACAAAATATAGGTTTTCCTATATAATGTTTTCTATAATTATATAgttattaataatttattttaaaggGATACTATGTAAGTAGGTGTTTTTCCCAACTAATTTTTAAATGCGCTTGAGATTTTTGTTTACACTAGAAAAAAGCCGGACAAAAAGTCTGTCTTGAGATTTTTGTTTACACTAGAAAAAAGCCGGACAAAAAGTCTGTCTTTTGAACGACGTTAACTGACTGTGACCTGACTTTTTAACGTTGACCGACTAACTAGACGTTTCTGCGCGAAACAAAACGGGCTAGTCACCAAATCACCGCAACCGCCATTTGCAACCATGATGAGAACACATGCTTGGACAAAAAGATAGGCTTGTTGCACATTTCTCATCAGAATGAGGGCCTTGGTTAGAGCACAACATCATCCAAAACCGCAAACAACTTAGCTAGGCAAAAAAGAGTATTAGGGTTTTATAGTTACTCTGTAAAAAATTACTAAACTTACTCTTTGTAAACAAAAATTAGAAATTTAAGTAATAAAAAGTCGAAAAGCATCTGTTTCGCTCTCTGCTAATTGCAAGTATATAAACTGTAACCAAGACTGTCTCCTTGACCCTTGAACAATAACTCGTAGTATCACATGCAGTGTATCGATTTTCAACAAAAACAAAAAACATATACTTATTAGATCATAGAAATAGATATAAAATACATACACACGATCACGAATCTGATTGCAAACGAACTCAGTGAGTCGAATAATGGATCCTTTCTGCAACTGATTAGATCTAACCAAATCATTCTTCTGAGTAGAAAGCATGCCTTGCTGATGATACATGCCATCAGACAACGAAACTCGATATCTCTCCTTACCTTCTCCACCGCCACCAGACTGCGTCTGCAAAGTTCGAACATCGATGATCTGAAGGACCGGTTTTATGCCGTACGAAGACCATTCACTACTCGATAGTATCGATATTGCCCCGGAAGTGAGATTTACGGCCATGATTTTGATCGAAATTGATGTAATTTAGGGTTTGGGGCTTTAAAAAAAACCCTAGAAAGTGAAGTAAAGGGAGGGAAAATGGAAAGGGGGAACTAAGTTAGCGCGAAGCGGTGTTGTGAACTTAATCGTGAAATGTTCCATAATTGGTACCTACACTATACAAACATGATACATAAGACCCTTGTACTAGGCTctatatatttcaaagtctctaacTTCGATAATCAAGTTGGTTTAGGTAACTTTTTCAAACTTCCGTGATTAGTTACGGTAAACAAGAGTTAGTGACTACTACGGATGAGAGCTTTACCTCGATTCGAGACCTAACCGTTGCAACGGTGAGATTATTCTGATACTAATTTGAAGTGGTTTATGGAGATAAATTTTTTAATTACCTACATTATGAtagatatttataaataatattgtAACATAGTTTTACATAAATCTTTTGTTGTAATTCATGTGGTAGTGGTCTGGCTCCTTTAGTCATAATGTGATAGTAATTTGAAGTGGTTTGGTTGGTAGGATTTGTGGAGGTTTTAAGATTTTGGTGGCTGGAGGTGTGGTAACATTGGTGTTGGGATTGGCTTGAACAAAGGTGGTTTTTTCTTTGAGTTTTGAGATGTTTAGGTTTAGGTTATCAGGTGGTGAATTCGATTTGGTGTGTTCTTGAATAGGGTCTGGAGTTGTATGGAAGTTACGATCGACTGCATCAAGACCCTCGATGATTGGAGACATGAATTGGGTTTCTTTGATGGTGTAGGTGTCAAGAATTGGGGAGGGGGAAATCGTATATGTGTCGATTGGATTGTTTGGAATTACAATGGAAGGGTTTGGGCGTTCCAAGATTTTTATTGGGTTTGGGGTACCAGAGTTTAATGGATAGGTTGAAGTATCAGGTTTGTTGGTGGTTAAATTGGTCCGGTAATAGATCATGGTGTATGGGTTGAGTGGGAGAGGATTGGGCTAGTTTGGTAAAAGTGTCAAACCATATGTGATCATTAAATTTAAAAAATGCATAGTGATCAGAGAAAACTACAGTCGTCCCCGGCACAACCGTGGTGTCGACCACACATCCCAAAACCAGTTTGACTAGGGAACGTGTGTACAGAGCATGGACGGTTGATCCGGCGGTCCAACCGTGGTGTCAACCGTATACATGCTTCTTATATAAAACGACACTTTTAATTTACGCGTTATGTGTTTTGGTCATTCGCTAGAGAAAAGGTAAGTTTATGAACTTGCATTTTTTTACTTTAACATAATGTCATCTGTCAAAGTAAATGTCATCATCAAAAACATAGACTAACATTTGAATATTAACGTTGGACTTTAACCAATAAGTAAAAGAAAACCCATGTACTTTGTATAGGGACGCCAACCCAATACAATGCACAAATCTTTCACCAGCCTAACTGGATGCACAAATCTTACCACACAAACCATGTGAGATTAAGCTTTACGATTTTAATTCTATAATCCTATAATTATAGAAGCTCCTTTGTTACAAGATCATCCAAATAATGATGCAACGAAAGCTTTGATGATCTTGAACAAAGTTTGGAAGTTATTCTTGCAAAAGGGTTGTCTTCAAATATGAAACGCCCAATTTTTCTCTTTAAACAGACCACCTCACGATCTAAATTGAATTGATTTCGGTAGTAATATATTTCTGTGACCACTTCGCGATCGCATATATTTCTGTGACCACTTCGCGATCGCGAAGCCATGTCTCGCAATCGCGAGACCTGCAAACCAGATGACCATTTTAGCATTTTATCCTATTTAACTGCATCGATCAATAATTCTGTAACATCCCCAAATGACTTCAGTAGAACATTGACTCAACCTCAACTTTTAAAACATGATCCCGACACTTGCCATTATATAAAGTCCACTAATCAAGCATTTAGAGTTATGTAGAAATCACTTAAAAGTTAACATGCCCAAAACAATTCATACACCATATCTAAAGAAACATTTTACGCACAATACTTCCGAAAAGACTACAATTACACAACAAACCCCATTTTAGACGTAAAAATTTAATCTCGCAGTATGTAGACGATCTGCAGTTTGAACTGGTGGGCCTACATTAAAATCCCAGTCGCATAATGGATCCAGCAAGTGAATCTCCAACAAATGATTGAGCATTAGTAACAGTAATTGTTGGCTGATTCAGGGAAGGCTGTATTGGTGCTGCACTTGCCACTGAAAAAGTCCCATCAGTAGGAGGTTTGCCAGGAAAGGGCTTTGAATCACCAATAATTTCACACTTATCAAGCACCAAATCATAATCGATGATTATAACAACACTGCGCAAAATAATTGAAAAAGATCTCAGTAAACGATACATATATATGACGACTGTCAAAGATAAAGAAAAATCAGTATGATCATGAGTGCATAAAAGCTGTAAAAATGATACTATTATACAAATACCGTGTTACTAATGACAAAAAAGAACAGATATGGAAACACACTAAGCAGTTAAAGATATGTTATAAGTGTACCCTATCAGAAGTTATAGACAAGAAATCAAGAAACAGGGCATGCAGGGTGACTAATATAACACAATTTGCACGTGCAGAAAGTATTTTAGCAATATGTTGCAATTTGGCTAGGGTGAATCATATCGTTAGCTCCAGTGGCGATTCCAGGATTATAACTCAATGGGGTCCCGAaatatttttcagtaccaattatATTAGATTGCTATTTTAGTGATAGTTAACCTTCAAAAATATTagaaattcgaaaaatatatgggaTCCGAATAGTATAATTTAGTGGTGTTCTATACAATTCAAAAGAAAAACTATagatttgaaaaatatatggggtcatacATTTAAATTTAGTGGTATCCTATACAATTTACATAGTATTTTCTACTAAAAATCTTCAAACTAGTTgtgtcccgtgaccccacgggTCTATACTTAGAATCGCCCCTGGTTAGCTCATGAATAGGTTAAATCATGTGATCTGACAACACGGGCTTGGACAAATAGATAGGCTTGTTGCACATATCTCATTAGAATGAAAGCCTTGGTTAGAGCATAACATCATCCAAAACAGAAAACAACATAGCAAACATGATACGGTTTATTCGAGTCAACCGCGAACTCCAAAGATAGAGGCCGATTCGAGATGGCTAATCTCCAAAGATAATAGATTTGTGGAAAAGAGGCTTTGGACTAAACCAAATAATTCATTCATACATATTTCTTCCAAAAGCAAACATACATATTTATACTAAAACATCTACTACTACTAAGAAAACATGATTAACTGCTAAATTAAACTACCATCCTAATCACTTAGCACTCGGATCAGTAAAGAAACATGGGGTAGTTCATGGGCACATGCATGTATAAGTTAGTTGCTTGAATTGGGGAATATGGTACCACTAACAAACATGAACGTGCAACCCTTTTTATTCCAGTTAACCGACACTTTGCTAACTCCCAACACAAACATCTTCTAAGATCGATGACCGTATCAAAACATCAAAGTGGTGGGCACGAATAGGTTAGGCAAGAAAAAGTATCAAGTGTTTTATAGTTACTCTGTGAAAAAACTACTAAACTTGCTCTTTGTAAGCCGAAATTGGAAATTTAAGTCATAAAAAGTTGAAAACCATATGTTTCTCTCTTTA
This genomic window from Rutidosis leptorrhynchoides isolate AG116_Rl617_1_P2 chromosome 2, CSIRO_AGI_Rlap_v1, whole genome shotgun sequence contains:
- the LOC139891429 gene encoding replication protein A 70 kDa DNA-binding subunit A-like is translated as MAVNLTSGAISILSSSEWSSYGIKPVLQIIDVRTLQTQSGGGGEGKERYRVSLSDGMYHQQGMLSTQKNDLVRSNQLQKGSIIRLTEFVCNQIRDRVIVIIIDLDLVLDKCEIIGDPKLFPAKSSTDETSSVSSAAPIQSSLNQPTIMVSNGQSSTGQSFVEDPLSRSVTRPGSNLGPPVQTANLLHSARSHSYGNSSQSIYNPPPPTPTFQQTHVNNRMQSTQTVYNLPPQHPPVNNRMQPPPPMYGNRGPMAKNEAQSRVIPIAALNPYQGRWTIKARVTVKGELRRYNNAKGDGKVFSFDLLDSNGGEIRVTCFNAVADQFYDQIEVGKVYFISRGSVKPAQKAFNHLNNDHEITLDHTSTIQPCFDDDTSIPSQQYHFRPIIDIENMDNNSVLDIIGVVCSIKPVSLVTRKAGGETQKQELSLKDMSGRSIECTLWGNFCNAEGQKLINMCDSGLFPVLAVKSARVNEYNGKSIGTISLSQLSIDPDLPEARKLRVWYDSIGKNAPSVSMSQDSSSRIDVCKTISQIKDENLGTSEKADIITVHATIWHMKVDSFCYTACPIVVEGKLCNKKVVNNGDGKWRGDKCDHVVDECEYRYILQLNIQDHTGSTWTTAFQEGGDVIMGVPAKELHFIKNEEQDENKFAEIVRNALFGEYSFRLRVKEDTYNDEQRIKSTVTRAEKINFSSRTKFLLQKIEDPSSVAPNHGVSSQIGTLGHQQTPSVSGMGHQQTPIVSGMSYQQTHSVSSMGYHQTPSVSGMGHQQTPSVSGMGHQQTPIVSGMSYQQTHFVSGMGHQQTPSVSGMGYQQTPSVNGMGHQVASGRFDGGMVTGGGSDECYKCHGTGHWARDCPGVSNVGPPYGSQSVSSGRFNSGFASGGASGDCYKCHQPGHWARDCPGASNVSSYGRPYGRT